From the Streptococcus halotolerans genome, the window CCATGAATTGTGCCATTATCATCTTTATTTTCAGGGAAGAGGGTACAAACACCAAGATCGGGACTTTAAACAGTTATTAAAGCAAGTCGATGGACTTCGCTTCGCACCTAAGCTTCAAGAAGTTACCTATAGACATCGTTATACTTGCCAAAATTGTGGACAAGTCTACCCGCGCAGACGACGGATTGACCTAAGAAAGTACCGTTGTGGTCAGTGCCGAGGTAGGTTAAATGAGGAAAATACTGCAAATCAGTCGTAAGGCTGATTTGTTTTTTTCTGCTTTGATTTATACTTATATTGTGAAAATACAGGACCAGATTAATGGTCAAAAGGAGAGTATGATGGAGGATCAATTTTATCGATTGAAACGTGGACGAGTGTTGGCAGGAGTACTTGCCGGTCTATCAGATAAGTTCAATTGGGATCTTAATTTGGTAAGAGCACTTTTTGTAATATCTTGTTTATTTGCACAGTTTCCAATTTTTATCTATATTGTGCTAGCTATCTTTTTACCTTATAAAGAAGACACCGAAAGAGACCGTTTTGGCAGCAGCAAACGTCGCCGTAAAAACGCTAGATCGGTTGATTCTGATAATGATGGTTGGTATTGGTAAGTCTGCCAAAGAGCCCTTTAAGCATAGTTAGCTCATAAGAGGCCGAGCTATCACTTTTAGCAGTTTAGTTATCTTGTTTTGAAGATAAATAGTAAGATCAACCGATTGATAAAGATAAGAGGAGACAAGATCGTTTTGTCATCATTTCTAGCTGACTAGTTTTACTTTCTGAGAAATGGCAATCCTTTTTCTGAAAGTAGGTGAGCGCTTACTTTTAGGTGAAAATATGATATAATGTTCTGAAATAAAGCTTTTAGTTAAGGAGAACTTATGTCTGTTACCGTTCAAATGCTGGTAGATAAAATCAAGTGTGATATTATCTATGGTGATGACGCATTACTGGCTAAAAAAATAACGACTTCAGATATTTTAAGACCCGGTCTTGAAATGACAGGTTATTTTGATTACTATGCCCCTGAGCGTGTGCAATTGGTAGGGATGAAAGAATGGTCCTATTTAAATGCCATGACGGCTCATAACCGCTTTCAGGT encodes:
- a CDS encoding SprT family protein, which gives rise to MNLTDFVKQVSLEDFGWHFRHQAYWNKRLRTTGGRFFPSDGHLDFNPKHLEVYGKAIFRQIVRHELCHYHLYFQGRGYKHQDRDFKQLLKQVDGLRFAPKLQEVTYRHRYTCQNCGQVYPRRRRIDLRKYRCGQCRGRLNEENTANQS
- a CDS encoding PspC domain-containing protein, translated to MRKILQISRKADLFFSALIYTYIVKIQDQINGQKESMMEDQFYRLKRGRVLAGVLAGLSDKFNWDLNLVRALFVISCLFAQFPIFIYIVLAIFLPYKEDTERDRFGSSKRRRKNARSVDSDNDGWYW